GCTGCCGGGGATATCACTGATGTTCAGTATAAGCAGATCGGGATTGCGGTTGGTCAAGGAATCTGCGCCGGCTTATCCGCGGTTGATTATTTGAATAAACTGGACTAACTGAATTAATTAGTTTTTTCCGCCTTTCTTTTTTATCTCGCTTGATCTTGTTTTATCTTACTTCTATACTCTAGAGTATAGAAGTAAGGCGTTTTGTTCAATTTAAATAAACTGTTAAATTCACAGTAAAATAATATGCCAAGAAAGCGGCCGGAAACAATTGAAGAAATTGAAAGAAAAAGAATTTTAAATCAGTTTTGGACCATGGTCTCTCTTTTGGGAACCAAAGAAGAGGCGAAAAACTTTTTTAAAGACTTATTAAGCGAAACCGAAGCATTGATGCTGGCCAGGCGAATTGAAATTGCCCGATTGTTATTGCAAAACTGGAGTTATGAGGAGATTAAAAAAGAGCTTTCTACTGCTGCGGCCACAATCGCTTCGGTCCACCGCTGGCTTGAAGGCGGTTTTGGCGGTTACCAGAAGGAAATGAAAAAAATGGAACAAGTTGTATATGAAGAAGAAGCCGAGGCGCTGAAAAAAATTGAAGCCAATCATCCCTTTACCGGGATTGAATGGATGAAAAGAAAATATCCGTTCCATTTTCTTTTGGTGAGTCTTTTACAATTTGGGATTAAAGAAGATAAAAAGAAAAAAAGCCCTACGCCTACGCCTAAGCCTAAGAGGTAATTTTTAATTTTTACCCTACTTCTATACTCTAGAGTATAGAAGTGGGTAGTTTATGGCTGTTAGTTGATAAATGTTAGTTTGTGGCTGTGTTTTAACCGCAGACATCTGTCGGTTTATTAGTTGATAATTGATTATTAATTTTAATTATTGATAATATTGATAATAGATTATGTTTTGTCTGGTTTTAGATAATCTTCGCAGCGCCCTCAATGCTGGGGCGATTTTCCGGACCGCTGACGCTGTTGGCGTTGAAAGAATTTATCTTTGCGGCATC
This genomic window from Patescibacteria group bacterium contains:
- a CDS encoding YerC/YecD family TrpR-related protein, whose translation is MPRKRPETIEEIERKRILNQFWTMVSLLGTKEEAKNFFKDLLSETEALMLARRIEIARLLLQNWSYEEIKKELSTAAATIASVHRWLEGGFGGYQKEMKKMEQVVYEEEAEALKKIEANHPFTGIEWMKRKYPFHFLLVSLLQFGIKEDKKKKSPTPTPKPKR